The Mytilus galloprovincialis chromosome 2, xbMytGall1.hap1.1, whole genome shotgun sequence genome has a window encoding:
- the LOC143063485 gene encoding 26S proteasome non-ATPase regulatory subunit 3-like, giving the protein MVKNTDVEMKEAPSQTKNKKTDPKIEDVAMDEGEAEEPKKDPDLLTLEDIKDYVRQIEKSVSAKEPRYMSRVMRSLVNVRRRLNQTILRKLFQGYLLTQAVQRDELIAFLDKPMESNGIGPTFRPKSGKSATIPVIPEVEIYLHLLLIIHLIDLKKYTQAVACSEKLMNKIIPLNRRTLGELAAKCYFYHSRGYELTNQLEKLRSFFHSRLRTATLRSDFDGQASILNLLLRNYLHYNLIEQADKLVSKSTFPETASNNEWARYLFYLGRIKSAQLEYSDAHKHLLQALRKAPTHGAVGFKQTVHKLAITVELLLGDIPDRHLFRQPSMRKTLAPYFQLTQAVRIGNLAKFNEVLAKFGSKFQAENTYTLIIRLRHNVIKTGVRMINLSYSKISLMDISQKLMLDSPEDAEYIVAKAIRDGVIEATIDHEKGYVQSKEISDIYNTREPMTAFHQRISFCLDIHNASVKAMRFPPKSYNKDLESAEERREREQQELESAKEIADEDFDGFP; this is encoded by the exons ATGGTGAAAAATACAGACGTTGAGATGAAAGAGGCACCAagtcaaacaaaaaacaaaaagactgACCCGAAAATTGAAGATGTTGCAATGGATGAGGGAGAAGCTGAAGAACCAAAGAAAGATCCAGATCTCTTAACACTTGAAG acATAAAAGATTATGTACGTCAGATTGAGAAATCAGTTTCTGCAAAAGAACCTCGCTATATGTCAAGAGTAATGCGTAGTCTTGTAAATGTAAGAAGACGACTGAATCAAACCATACTGAGAAAACTGTTTCAGGGATACCTTTTGACACAGGCTGTACAAAGAGATGAACTAATAGCTTTTCTTGATAAG CCAATGGAATCCAATGGCATTGGACCTACATTCAGACCCAAATCCGGTAAAAGTGCAACGATACCTGTAATACCAGAGGTAGAAATATACCTTCACCTGTTGTTAATTATACATCTGATTGACCTCAAGAAATATACTCAG GCTGTTGCATGTTCAGAAAAGTTGATGAATAAGATTATTCCCTTGAATAGAAGGACATTAGGAGAATTGGCTGCTAAATGTTACTTTTATCACTCGAGGGGTTATGAACTaacaaatcagttggaaaaacTCAGATC ATTTTTCCACTCTAGATTAAGAACAGCAACATTAAGATCAGATTTTGATGGTCAAGCGAGTATATTGAATCTTTTGTTACGTAACTATCTCCACTACAATCTGATAGAACAAGCTGACAAATTGGTGTCCAAATCAACTTTCCCAGAAACAGCATCTAATAATGAATGGGCCAGATATTTGTTTTATCTTG gCAGAATAAAATCAGCACAGTTAGAGTATTCAGATGCACATAAACATTTATTACAAGCCTTAAGGAAGGCTCCAACACATGGAGCTGTTGGATTTAAACAAACA GTACACAAATTAGCCATTACAGTAGAATTATTGTTGGGTGATATCCCAGACAGACATTTATTCAGACAACCATCTATGAGAAAAACCTTAGCTCCATACTTCCAGTTAACTCAAG CCGTAAGAATTGGTAACTTAGCAAAATttaatgaggtgctggccaaaTTTGGTTCCAAGTTTCAAGCAGAAAATACCTACACATTAATTATTCGATTGAGACACAATGTGATAAAGACTGGTGTTCGTATGATAAATTTGTCCTATTCTAAGATCTCGCTGATGGATATATCACAGAAATTAATGCTTGACAGTCCAGAAGATGCAGAGTATATTGTAGCCAAG GCAATTAGAGATGGTGTCATTGAGGCTACCATTGACCATGAGAAGGGATATGTGCAGTCAAAGGAAATCAGTGATATTTACAACACCAGGGAACCAATGACTGCATTCCATCAACGTATCAGCTTTTGTTTAGACATACACAATGCTTCAGTAAAG GCCATGAGGTTTCCACCCAAATCATACAACAAAGATCTAGAGTCAGCAGAG GAGAGACGAGAACGTGAACAACAAGAATTGGAAAGTGCTAAAGAAATTGCAGATGAAGATTTTGATGGTTTCCCTTGA